From a single Brassica rapa cultivar Chiifu-401-42 chromosome A01, CAAS_Brap_v3.01, whole genome shotgun sequence genomic region:
- the LOC103840247 gene encoding ERAD-associated E3 ubiquitin-protein ligase HRD1A: protein MIRLRTYACLSFIATLSIIHHAFTTRGQFYPAAVYLSTSKISLMLLLNMCLVLMLALWHLVKLLFLGSLREAEVERLNEQAWRELMEILFAITIFRQDFSSGFLPLVVTLLLIKALHWLAQKRVEFIETTPNVSKLAHVRIVSFMAFLLVVDGLFMYSSVRHLVRSRQASVSLFFSFEYMILATTTVAIFVKYVFFVTDMIMDGQWEKKPVYTFYLELIRDLLHLSMYICFFFVIFMNYGVPLHLLRELYETFRNFQIRVSDYLRYRKITSNMNDRFPDATPEELTASDATCIICREEMTTAKKLICGHLFHVHCLRSWLERQQTCPTCRALVVPPENGTSTTAAGQRGLHQGSQQGTSSSGAQGSETRSSAGGSNDSLSRHHARLQAAASAAAMYGKSMVYPSANTIAWSQPGLEKASTEAHHYPSSSSSDPTSQLPGENYRAYANIPEAKLENMKNSLETQLEVLRNRLHFLEKRKVETTGEADNKGKTVVDASVDGAE from the exons ATGATCCGATTAAGAACCTACGCATGCCTCAGCTTCATCGCCACCCTCTCCATAATCCACCACGCCTTCACCACGCGGGGCCAATTCTACCCCGCCGCCGTCTACCTCTCCACCTCCAAGATCAGCCTGATGCTCCTCCTCAACATGTGCCTCGTCCTCATGCTCGCCCTCTGGCACCTCGTCAAGCTCCTCTTCCTCGGCTCCCTCCGCGAAGCCGAGGTCgagaggctgaacgagcaggCCTGGAGAGAGCTCATGGAGATCCTCTTCGCCATCACCATCTTCCGTCAAGACTTCTCCAGCGGTTTCCTTCCCTTGGTCGTTACGCTCTTGCTGATCAAGGCCTTGCATTGGCTCGCTCAGAAGAGAGTTGAGTTTATCGAGACGACTCCTAACGTCTCTAAGCTCGCGCACGTTCGTATTGTTTCGTTCATGGCGTTTCTTCTTGTTGTGGATGGTTTGTTTATGTATAGCTCTGTGAGGCATTTGGTTAGGTCGAGGCAGGCTTcggtttctctcttcttctctttcga GTATATGATTTTGGCGACGACGACTGTGGCGATTTTTGTGAAGTATGTGTTCTTTGTTACTGATATGATTATGGATGGTCAGTGGGAGAAGAAGCCTGTTTATACTTTCTATCTTGAGCTTATCCGTGACCTGCTTCATCTCTCTATGTACATTTGCTTCTTCTTTGTCATTTTCAt GAACTATGGTGTGCCTTTGCACTTGTTGAGGGAGCTCTATGAAACCTTCAGGAACTTCCAGATTCGTGTTTCTGATTACCTTCGTTATCGTAAAATCACTTCCAATATGAACGACAGGTTCCCTGATGCCACTCCTGAAGAACTTACTGC AAGTGATGCCACATGTATTATATGCCGTGAAGAAATGACAACTGCGAAGAAGCTGATATGCGGGCATCTGTTTCATGTGCATTGTCTTCGATCCTGGTTGGAACGACAGCAGACATGTCCTACTTGCAGGGCACTCGTTGTACCTCCTGAGAATGGCACATCTACTACAGCTGCAGGCCAACGAGGATTACACCAAGGTTCTCAACAAGGTACTTCAAGCTCAGGTGCCCAGGGCTCTGAAACACGTTCTTCTGCTGGTGGTTCCAATGATAGTTTGAGCAGGCACCACGCCAGGCTTCAAGCAGCTGCTTCTGCAGCCGCCATGTACGGGAAGTCAATGGTTTATCCATCTGCAAACACAATAGCGTG GTCTCAGCCGGGTCTAGAGAAAGCTTCAACAGAAGCACATCATTAtccttcatcatcatcctctgACCCAACATCTCAGCTTCCTGGTGAAAACTATCGTGCCTATGCAAATATCCCAGAGGCTAAGCTGGAAAATATGAAGAACTCTTTAGAGACCCAGCTCGAG GTTTTGCGAAACAGACTTCATTTTCTGGAGAAGAGGAAAGTGGAAACCACAGGGGAAGCAGATAACAAAGGAAAGACGGTTGTTGATGCTTCTGTAGATGGAGCAGAGTGA